A region of the Deinococcus hopiensis KR-140 genome:
TTGTCTTCATAGTAAAGTCAGCGTAAACCTGTCTTTCTGACAGAAATCCTATCCACGCCAAGGTGGCGACTTCTTGCGGAGTTCGGTGTGCCTTCGTGGTGATCCTGCACCGCCCTGGCCGAGCTCCCGTTCAGGGGGCGCAAGGCCGGAACAGCGGCTCTGAAACCCCGTACCGTGTCATCCCGTTTGATCTGGACCATTTCAAGAGGGTCGGCGGGTACGTCCGGACACACCGCCGGGGATATTGCAACACGTCTCGGGCGTGATCCAGGCGGCTTCGAGGCCTGGTGATCAACTCGGCCGGTAACCGAGTACCAACGGACAGGAGCCGGAGTCCTGAGCAGTAGATGGGTAGGATGAACGCCACGATGCCCCAGACCACGACGCGCCTCTGCACCCTGAGCTTCCTCGTCGGACTCTGCACGCTACAGCCGAATGGCGCTGGCGCCGCTCAGGTTGACCCCGGGCTGCTTAAGGCAGCGGCCACGCTCTATGCCGCGGCACAGGTGGGAACACTCGCGCACGACTGGTGCCTGACCAGCGCCCCAGCTGAGCGGGCCACCATCGAAAAGGAGTACGCCGCGTGGCGAGCCGGATACGGTCTTCCGGGCATTGAGGCGTACCTCCAGACCTACGCTGCGGCACAACTTCCCGACCTGCGGGCAGCAGTCCTTGCCCGCCGGGATGAAGTGTACGCAGCCTTGACGCGCGCGAGCAAGAACCCCGCGTCGGACTGCCGCGGTATCCGCGCCCAACTCACCGCTCAGGTCAACCTGCCCGCGCTGTACCCGCAGGAATACCGGCTCACGCAAAGCCTCCGGGTTCCGAGTTCCGCGGCCTCCCTGCCTGCGGCTCCGTCCACACCCGCGGGCCCTCCCACCGCCTCAAAAGCAGGGGCATTCCTGACAAACACTTCGTTCGACCCCGTCGAGAAAACCTACGTTCAGGACCTGCTCGGCAAGGCCGGGGGTCAGCCTCCCTATCAGGGCGGAGGCGCCCTCAAGGCTGGAGCGTACGGGTGTGTTCAGCAGAACACCAACGACTTCGAGACGTTGCTCAGCGTGGTCAGTTACACCCTGACGTTGTATCCCGACCAGGGGCTGCGCTTCACGGACGGGAAGTTCACCGATGCGTCCACAAAGAAGTCAAGCCCAATGAAGAACTTCCTGGCGGCGTACCGGTATGACCGGAATACGGGGCAACTCGAAATCAGTACAGATTACGACAACCGCGACCTGAAAGACTTCCTGTATGGCAACGGCCGGTACGACGGGGTGGGGGATGACGCGCCACTGTTCAACATCTTCCGGGTGCTGACCGATGGACGCGGGCGGAGCATGATCTACGGTCAGAAGGGGTTCGGTTACAGAGACGGCGACCTGACCGTGTGCCGGTATCAGGGTCCTGCCAAAGGGATCTCTCCCATTGAGGAGGCGAAGCGGGCGGAACAGGCCGAACTCGAACGCTTCAACCGCTACCGTCTCAAGCCCAACGCGGGGCTGAAACTCAGCCAGATTGAAGGCCTGCTGCACACCTACGAAAACGAGTCTGACGGCATCAACATCACAGGTGTGGAAACCACAACGCTGCTGCTCAAGGACGGTACGGCCTACCTGAATCTGCGGTGGAGTCCTCATGACCTGGACGTGGCCGCGTCCCGAAAAGGCGAGCCGCAGGCGTGGACGAAATGGCGCCGGAAGGGTACGGGGTACGAGCTCCTTGAAGGAGGCCGTTGGACGCCCCCGAAGGGAACGCTCGGCGTTCCTGGCAACAGGAACGAAAGCCTGACGGGCTCGTACGAATTCTTCTCGGCGTACACGTCCGGCACGTTGATGAACGGCGCAACGTCCACCGCCCGGGACGTGTACACCTTTACCGCCGGAGGGCAGTTCACCCGGACGGAAAGCGGCGGTGTGATGGGCACCCTGAACAATGGGTCTACGGTGACGACGGGGAGTGCGGCGGGACCTTCGAGCCGGGTCAGAGCCACATATGTTTTCGATGGTTATACGCTGGAGTTCAGGGGGCAGAACGGCCAGACGAGCCGCACCTACGCCTTTTTCTGGGACAAGAAGAAAAACAACCTGATGATCGGCGGACGAACCTACACCAGGAAGTGATGCCCGCCGAATCGGCCAAACGGAGCAGCACTGAACCACCCGTGCCCGCCGACGTTGCCGCACCGTCACCGCTTAGCACGAGGTCAGAGCCTGTGCTGAGCGGTGACCGTAGAGAAAGGCAGTTACCGAAAACTCCCGTTCGTTTGCGGCCCCAGGCTGAGCCGCGAGCACCCGTAAGGCGTATGCCACTGCTGCCAGCATGGTGGCCGCCAGTTCACCACGCTCCAACCCCAGGTACGCCGCTGAGTGCAGCGCGTGGTACGCCACCTGCACCGGCCCATCCCGTGCCGCGGCCAGTTTCACGTACCACTCCCGTCCGAGCTCAGAGGCAGCGAGGTCCCCACCACCGGACACCGCCGCGATCTCCCGAGCATTGCGCTCCACTTCACCCGCAAACGAGAGCAGCACCGCCCGCGAAGGGCGCTCCTCACCGCCCGCGGGCGCAAATTCCACAGCCACCTGCAGAATAAGCGTAATACATGTCTCGAAGGCCCGCTGATTGCGCGTGTGCGCCACCGGAGACCGAGGGGAAACCGTCGTGCCCTCAACTGCGGTGTTCCCTCCTCCCAGGTCAAGCAGCAACCGCTGAACCCCCGCATTCCAGGAGGGGACTACCCCAACACCACCCTCGCCCTTGACCCTGAAAGCATGCACGCGCGCGCCGTTGGCCGCACACCCGTTGGTGATCGTCATCATCACCGTACTCGCGTCCATCCTCCTGAGCAGCTGCAACGGCGCCATCGCCAAAAGCAAATGCCACGAGTGCGGGCGTCGGCCTCCCTCTCCTCAGCCCCCTGCTCTCCGTTCTCCTTACTTCCGCTCCGTGAAACCGGGGAGGAGCGAAAGCAAAAGCCCCGCTCCTCAGGCGGGGCTTTGCTCCTGAGGAAGGAGTTAACGAAGTGGTCGTCTGAAACTGGTGACGGCACCTGCAATAAGAACGAGAACGCCCAGCAGCACGCCTACCACGACAGGACCCGTATCGGGGCGAGCAAGGTACACCCCGTAGAAGGCCCATAACATCACGCCCATCACTGCATAATCGCGGTTCGCTCGAAGCAGGAACACCCCGATCAGCGCCGCGACGACCACCAGTAAGGCCGACCAGAAGGGCCCACTCAGACCGGCGAGACCAGAAGACAAGCCGCGGCTAACCAGCCAGGCGGTGATGTTTGCGATTGTCGCAACGGCGATCCAGCCCAGATACAGGCTGGTGGGCAACCCCAACGTCCAGACCTCCGTCTTGGTCAGATTGAGTCGGTCGAGGTGGGTATAAAGCCAGATGAGGCTGGCCAGAAGGGCCAACATCACCACGACGCTCAGTCCAAAATTGAGGCTTTGGAACGCGAGGAGCCAGCTGACATTCAGGAGATTGGCCAGCAGAAACGGCCAGAACAGGGTGTCATAGCGGTCTCCTCGTCGGCTGGGGGTCGCCTGATAGATCGCAAAGGCCAGAAGTCCAAGGAAGATGATTCCCCAGATGGCGAAGGTGGAACCAGCGGGAGTAAAGGCATTGGGCAACTGGTCCGAGATGACCTTGTTGCTGTTGCCGAATAGGGGGAGGGCGTTGGAGAGGTAGTTCATCACCAAGGTCAAGAGCGTGGCCAGGAGCAACGTGATCTGCCGGGGTATTCCTTTCATGCGCCCACCTTAAACGCGAATCAATGGCCCGAACTATTGGATAGAAGACCAATCGGGGCCCGAAGTCAGGAGGCCGTCGACCTCGCCCCTCTTCAGGCTACGGCGTGTAGGCCAAGGGTGCGTTGAATATCCACGTCAAACTCCTCCCGCATGACCCCCGGCAAAAATTTCTCCTCAAGCGGAGAAGGATGCGGCCACGCCTCCATATGGAGGCGAGCATCGTCCTGATCAACTCTCCGAAACCCCAGGCGTTCGTACAGGGCGCGCGCTGGGTTCACGGCAAGGACGCTGAGGCGCAAAGGGCGCTGTCGGGCTGCTGCACCCCGCAGCATGTTCAGCCTTGATTTGACACCTGGAAGGGATGCCGATGCCCGTCTCGCGCGCAGTTTTCTTGACGTTGCCCCCATTTGCCTCCACGGCGGAAGCGGCAGCAAATTGCATCACCTGCTTTCAAGTCGAAGCGATGGGAGCGTTCAAGTTCCTGGGCGGCCTAGTCGCCCTGTCCGTTCATGCGCTGGCGGATGTGGTTGATGTCCCAGCCGGTGAGATTGGCGAGGGTCTGGGCCTGCTGCTCGTGGCGGTCCTGGAGGGCGCGGCGGTAGGCAGTGGCGGCGCTGCATTTTGCCTTGCCGGTAAAGTCGTGCCGCAGGACGTAACGGGCCTGGTAGGTGCCCGTGTCGTTGGTCTCCTTGAAGTGCAGGTCCTCGGGAAAGGTCTTGGCGGTGTAGCGCACGTGCAGCCGCGTGAGAAACACCGGCTTGGCGGGCCCTTCGACTTCCGGGACGGGCTGGCCGCTGAAGTTCTCCTGCCGCCAGAACACGCCCGCTTCCTTGAGTTCCTCAGGGGTCGGCGGCTCGGTGCTGCACGGGTCGCAGCTTCCCGAGTTCCAGGCGTACTCCATCAAGGCGACGTTTTTGCCTTCGCGCTCGTACGCTTTTCTGAACACGTGGCGGTAGAAGGGTTCAAACTGGCCTTTGACCAGCAGCGGGACTTCTTTGTCTGTGGGCATCATGGCGGTGCGGTAGTTGCGCGTGACGACCTTGCCGTACGGGGAAAGCAGGTACACGGTCAGGTCCTGCTCGCCGGGGGAGTTCAGGGTGCCCAGGCGGATGGGAAGCATGAATTTCTCCGACGTGTATGACAGCACGATGGGATTCAGAAACCCGCCGCCGGATTTGTCGAAGCGCTGGACGTTCACGCGTACCACGAAGAACTTCATGCCGCCCTTGATGTACCCGCCGAGCATGGCGTCCGCGCCGGGGGGAAGCCGGTAGCCCTCGCCGCGCAGGTAGGTGGCGAGGCCGCCCTGCTGTTTGGCGCTGAGGATGTCGATGTCGTACTCGCCGACCTGGTAGCTCGCCTCAATCTTCACCCCGTTGGCCGTGGCGCGGGCGCTTTGCGCCCTGTCCTCGTTGATATTTCCGGCGGTGGGAGACATCGCAACTGACGGCATGGGGGGCGTGCAGGGATCGGTGTCGAAGTACTCCACCAGGCGGGGCGCGCTGTACGCGTCAAGCTTCTTGACGACGCTGGGGTCTCCGATGCGGATGTCCTGGCGCTTGGGCACCACCGGGATGGGCACGATGCGGGCGAAGTCTTTGACGTTGCCCTGGTAGTCGTTCATCATCGTGAACACGCTGCGCTTGCCATCGCGGGCGATGATCACTTGGTTGCTGCGGTTGAAGAGCCTCGAGTCGCCCTTGGCGACGAAAAAACCGCAGAATCCGGCAGCGGTGGAGGTTAGCGTCAGGGCGGCGAGCAGCGTCAGGCGACGTGTGTTCATGTGGACTCCTGAGAGAGGGGGCGCGTGCGCTCAGCATACTGGGCGCGCTCGCCCGTTCGGGGTTGGCGCAAGGGCCTCAGGGTGGCGCGCTGAGGAGAGCGTGAATGGCCACCCCCTCCACCCGTTGGGAGTCCATGCCCTTCAGCCGCCCGCAGGGCCGACCGCGCCCAGGGGAGTGGGCGGACTTCCTCCTGAGAATTCCCCCGTCAGGATGGAATTCCAGGAACGAAGGTACCGAGCTCGAAAAGCCGTGCGGGATTCAAGACCCGGACGTCCTCGTCTGTAGCGGGGGTCGTCTCCCGGGAGTACAGCAGGCCCTGGCCCGCGATAAACAGCACGAGCGCATCGAGGTCCTATTCCAATTCCAACTTGGGTTTCTCTGCGCGAGCCTCCAGAAAGCGGCGCTGAGTTTCCCAGGCGCGGCGGGCCGTCTCTCTGCCCTGTTCGTCCACACCCGAGATACGGCGAATCTGCTCCAGCGCCCGCTCCAATTCTGCCGGGTCACGGCTGTCCGGAGACTGCGCCTTCCAGGCCATGACCGCGTCAGGGAGATAACTGCGCAGGCTCTGCCCAGCATCAAAGGTGCGGCGGGCCTGACCCTCCTGACGGGCCTTCATCTCGGTCGTTTCCAGATGTTCCACTGTGACCAGCACTTCACCGGCGAGTGCAGATGGGAGGCCCCGGCACAACTCCCGCACGTCCAGCGAGGGCAGCACTTCGGCACCCGTATGCACCGGTAGAGACGGCGAAACGTTGAGGCCTACCGGTTCCTGTTCTTGCGGTGACGTGCCCTGGCCCGTTGGACCATGCCATCCCGCCAGGAGCAGACCCAACGCCGCCAGCCCAACCACCATGCACATCATGACCGGGCCCCCGAACACGCCGCTGATGGCCATAGCCGGAACCAGCAGGGCTGCCACACCTTGGGCTTCTTGTTGGCTCAGAACTGCGCGCAGATTCGCTCCCGTTCGGGCATTCCCCAGCAGCAAGAAGGCGGCCAGGCCTACGAGCAGCAGCACCGCTATGCCGGGTAGAGGTTCACCTCGTCCAAAGACGAGACTTAGGACAAACACGGGGATGAACAGGGCGAAGAGCGCCCTGATCGGCTTCTTGCGGCCCCGGGGACGCCGACTGCGCGGCTGGTCGGCAAGATCCGATTCGTGGGCACGTTCAAGGTCCATACGCCATTATCCCGCGCTCGCCTGCTCCAGACCAAGCATTTCGGACGCGTGCAGTTCGGCGTCCCCACCGACTGGTCCTGAAGCCTGTCCCGACCAGCCCTCATACCTTTACCCTGCCTGCTCAGCCAGGTTCACACTCCCTGCTGAGCAGTCACCACCCAGCTTCTAGCAGGACTTTGTCAGAAGTCCGCAGATCATTTGGCTCTAAGCCAGTCCACTGACGCGTCTTCAAGCCTGCTGTCCTACCGTGCTGGCATGCTCTTTGTCATCAGTGGTGCGTCTGGTTCAGGGAAGTCCACCATCCTCCCTCTGCTCCGTGAAGCTCACCCCTCGGTGCAATGGCACGACTTCGATGAACGCTGGCAGGGAGGCGGGAAAGTCGAGCGTCAACAACTCCTCGAACAATGGGTTCAGACCGCGCTCCAGGCCGAAGGTGACTTCGGCTTGCTCGGTCAGTGCCCTCTTGGCGAAGTGCTCGCCGCCCCCTCTACGTCATGTCTGGCAGGCATTCGGCACCTCCTCCTAGACGTGGCTGATGTAGAGCGCATCCGGCGACTGCGCGGCCGAGGTGATGGACTTGCCTCTCAGGACATGCTGAATTGGGCGGCCTGGATGCGGGCCCATGAAGCGTATCCGGACTGGCGCCCTGACGTACTGATGGAGGACAGTTGGGACCTGATGTGCTGGGGGCGGTGGCACGAACGCCCTGGTGTGCCGTGGCCAGGGGCCACCTTTGACGTGACCGAGTTGACGCCGGATCGGACCGCTCAGCGCGTTCTGACTTGGGCCACCAACCCAGCGGCACCAATCTGAAGTGACAAAGTCCTGCTAGTTCCAGACCACGCGGTTCCGGCCTCCCCGTTTGGCGACGTATAATCTTCCGTCGGCCTGCTCAAACAAGGCCTGAACTGTAGCCCCCTCGTAGGCCGCAGCGACGCCTACGCTAATGGTGACCTGGAGTCCGGCATGCATCTCACGCCATAGGTGGGCTTCCACACGGGCGCGTAACTGTTCGGCCCGCTCCTCCAACCCCGAGGAGGCCAAATCCTGGAATACCACCACAAACTCCTCACCACCGAACCGCGCCACCAAGTCTCCCTCCCGCACCCCAGAACGCAGCAGCCCGGCCACCTGTTTCAGAACATCGTCACCGACAGCGTGGGAGAAGGTGTCGTTGACCCGTTTGAAGTGATCAATATCGACAACGGCCAGCGCGAAATTAGGCCGCAGCGGCGTGGGCAAACCCGCTTCCCACTCCTCGAAAGCGCGCCGATTTGCCAGACCAGTCAAGGCGTCCTGATGCGCGAGGCGATCCAGGGTCTGGCTCTTCTCTTGCAAGGCGTGATTCTGGGCGCTCAGTGCTTCATTCTGCTGGCGAACCTGCTGCGCTTCGCGCTGCACCCGCTCAATTTCGGCCTGCACGGCGAGTCTCTGCAACTTCTTCTGCGTCTCACGCTGCTGGAGATCAAACGTCATGGTGTGCAAGCGCTTCTGGTAGGCCAGCGCTTGCTCGAACTGCCCACTGGCCTCATACGCCTGTGCCTGCAGTTCCACGAGCTTGCGCTCGTGGTCACGCAGTTCGTGGTGCGCTACCAGTTCCTGCGCCTGCAAGAAGGACCCGATGGCTTCCTCCACCTGTCCCTGTTTCAACTCGACTTCGCCTAAATTCGTCAAGGCGTCCACTTCCCCACGGGGCAACTGCAACCCACGGTAGATCGTCAGGGCCTGCTGTATTTGCGGCACGGCCAGGTCATACGCTCCAGTAAGCGCGTAGAGATCTCCCCATGAATTGCAAAGGACCGCTGTCACGAAAGCGCTCTGCACCAGACGGGCGTTGAGATCCTCCGCACGGTGCAGGTACGCTTCTGCCTGCTCAATCAGGTGACCTGTGGGAAGCCCATGCGCCTGATCCCTCGCCAGAGCGCGGGTTCTCACGATGACGATGTTGTTCCAAAGGTGACAGACGGTCACCCAGTTACCTGCCTCTTCATAAACGGTCATCGCTCTGAGATAAGCGGCCTCCGCCTGATCAAACTCACCCAGATGCGTACACGCGACTCCCAATGCACCGTAACAAAACGCTTCTTGAGTTCGGTCTGCATGCTCGGGAAATGCGGTGAAATAACTCAACGCTTCGCGGTAGAGGTCAAGCGCAGCGGTGTGATCTCCCAGGTCACCGAGGATCAATCCTTGAACCGCGATAGCCCGCGGAAGGCGAGGATGGTTGGCCCGCCGAAACGTGGAGACAGCCTGCGTCAGGAGCTGGAAAGCATCCAGGGACCGGGGAATATACCGGTAGAGATCGGCGAGCTGAAACTGAGCCAGGGCCGTCAGGACATCCGCGCGAGCGGACTCAGCCAGTGAGAGCGCTTCCTGCGCCCGTTCAATGCCTTCAGGAAGTCGGTCCTGGCGCATCAGGTCAGCCGCTTCTTGCAATAGTCCCATGACGTGTTGGGATGTGGGGTCTTGTGGGCTTACATTCACTTGCGCCTCCCTCTCACCGCAGAACATTTCGATGAATCAAGTATGAAGGTGGAAGAACAGGGTTTGAAGGGCAAGTGGTCACGCATCAGGCAGTTACCTGCTGGAGGTACGCTTCCAGGTCAACTGGCCCCTCCAGCTTGGGATCGTCCAGCGCTTGGGCTTCCAGCCCCGCCACTTCTCCGCCACTGGCGCGTACACGAACGCGACCCGCTTGGCGAGCAGGATGCCTTTCCCCAGCTTCAAAAGCCTGCCGGTCACCTGCACGTACAGGGCGCTCGCGTCCAGGCTCAAGGCCCTCGCTGCTCGCCTGCATGGCCAGCACAAAGGGCTCGGTGTTCGCCACCGCGGGGCAGACCTCCACGCGGATGATCCCCTCGCCCGGTCGAGCTTGGACGGACCAACTGATCCGCTGCCCACCGAGGTGCGTAAGCCAAGCGCAACCACGTGGACGTGGCTTTGAGGACCGTCGCCTGGCTCGTCAAGTCTCCAGGGATGGTGCTGGGGTAGCTCACGCCGCATGCCCCCCCGCTGCGTGTGCGCGAGGAGGGCGTTCTAAAACAAGTCAAGTTCTGTCGTTGCTCACAAGAGATCCATACGTTCCGCTTCGCAATGCTCTCCAGGCCCAAAGTGCTGCTCCCCCTATCAGCAGACCCTGGGCCACGATCAGGACCCGTGGGCCAAAAGCAGCCTGGGCGCTCCCAAGCAGCACGTATAAGGTCAGAAAGGTCAGGCTGGTCAGCACCCCGAACGTACTCTCTACACGGCCCTGATACTCCAAGGCCGTGTGTTCCTGTGCAGCGGTGCGGTACAGAATGAGGCTCCGCGAAAAGAGCCCCATCAGTCCCCAGGCCAACACTGCTTCTACAAGCCCTGACGCCCGTGACCCCAACAGCAGGGTGAGGCTGAGGAGTCCTGGTGCCGCCACCATGACCACGGCCTTCGAGAAGCGCTGAAGGAGTAACGGCAGGATAAAGCCTGCCAGTACGGCACCCACGGCCCACGCGCCGTCAATCAATCCCAATGCACCCGGCGAGAGGCGCAGTACCTGATGCACAAACGGCACCAGCAAGGCATTCATGCTCTGGGCCGTACTCGCGAGCACCAGGGCCATCACATAGGGAAAGGCCAAGCGACTGTTCTGGCGCAGATACGTCCAGCCGAGCCGCATCTCCCAGAGGTACTGTCGCCCGGGAGGCACGTTCCCCTGATCCTGCTCCTTCGCGTTTCCAGACCGGAGACTCAGCATCTGGAGCGTGCAGATGGCGGAAAGGACGAAGCTCAGGGCGTTCAGGAGCATGACTGCCGGGGGTGTCAGCCAAGTCATGAGGAGGCCGCTCGAACCCGCTCCAACGATCATTCCCAGCTGAATTCCAATCATGGCCGAGGTGTTCGCTTGCAGGAGTCGGGCAGAGGGCACGATCTCGCGCACCAGTGCGCTCTGCGTGGGTTTGTAGATAGTGTCGCCAAGGGCCGTCAGGAAACTCACAAGGTACAGGTGTCCGACCTGCAATTGCCCCAACGTGGCAATGAGGGGCACTCCCAGCAGGACCACGGCCCGAAACAGGTCCATCATCGCTGCCAACTTGCGCCGGTCGTAACGGTCTGCCAGCACCCCTGCAATAGGTGCGAACAGCACGCCAGGCAGGGTGGAGCAGATCAGCACGGCGGCGCTGGCCGCGCCATCTCCGGTGAGTTCGGTGGCGAGCCAGCTGGCCACAATGAACTGCATGCCATTCCCTACGCTCGAAATGCTCGACGCAGCCAGGTAAAGGCGGTAACTCCGGCTAGGCCAGATTAATCCTGGGGGGGACGACGGGTTTGTAGACAACATGGCTGGCTCCTCGCGCTGAGCTTAGGAGTCGCTGTACAGAGGGCACTCCAAATTCAAATTATTTTGAATCATAGTTTGGGGTTGGATGAGCATTCATTTTGTTCTGGAAGCGGAAGACCTGAGCCGCTTGCGCTTCGCCTTCTCGCCCATGTGGGAAGGGATCATGAGTTTGCGTGTGCTACAACAGCCTGCCCTGGCAGCCCTGCATCTGCCCTGGATCCGGGAAACTCGCCAGCAGTTGCCGTTCCGTAAACCTGACCCCTACCTCACGCTGGCCATGCAATTGGTGAACGCCCAGCAGTACATGCCGGATTTCCTGACACCGCCCCCTAGCACGCCGTTTCCCGATTTTGAGGAAGAACTCGCGCGGGTGGCCTCTACACCGGAGTACGTCGTGCGCCGCGAAGTCACGAGAACCTTCCCAAACCCAGAGAAGCGGTCCGAACTGGTCCGGGCGCTGATGGACGAACCCTCGCTGTCTCTGCACCGGATGGTTCAATCGATTGGCACTTACTGGGAACGGCACCTCGCTGTGCACTGGCCGCGCATGCTCCTGATGCTGGAGGCGGACGTGACGCTTCGCGGACGGATCTTGGCCCTGAGCGGACCCGGCAGCTTATTTGAGGGTCTTCACGCCAGTCTGACGTTTCAGAACGGCGTCTTGACCCGCCAGAGCGACTCTGAACAGACAGTGCATGTCCGAGGTCAGGGGCTGGTGCTGGTCCCGAGTCTGTTCTGCTGGGCCCAGGTTCTGACCCTCCGCGATCCCCCTTGGCAACCGACGGTCATTTACCCGGCGCGTGGAGCAGCGAACCTCTGGCATGCTGTCCCCGAACCATATGGCGCCCTGGAACACCTGCTCGGAACGAGTTGTGCCCGTATTCTCAGTGCCCTGCGGACCCCCAGCACGACCCTGGAGTTGGCCCACCTCTTCGGCCTGGTGCCGGGCGCGGTGAGTTTTCAACTCTCGAAGCTGCGCCAGACTGGATTGGTTGAGGGACAGCGGCTGGGACGTGCGGTGTACTACCGATGGACGAACCGGGGTGAGGCCCTCCTGGAGCTGTTTCCACCAGAGAGAAGCTCAAGTTCAGGAGGGCGAGAGAAGGGAAAAGGACACTGAACTAAAAGAGCCCCAGATGAGCGAGCGTGCTGAACTGAGGCAACAAGCCAAGGGCGGCCTGACGTTTAGTCCCCCAACGGGGATGTCGGCCTCCCACCGTTTATTTGACAAGACTCCAGCGTCAATCGGCGGTGCCACGAGCGGCACCCATTGGAGCGCAGCAGTAGCCTGGCAAACCGACGGAAACGGCCATCATCACCGGGGATCAGTAAGGCTGGGGGCAGCCCGCCTTGATGACCTCATCTTGCTCCCTCCAATTCGGGGACCGGCGCTTCTTCTCCGGGGAGAGCTGCACCGCGTACGTTGCCACTGAGCAGCGCGATCGTGAAGCCCAGGAGAGCCACAGCACCCAGGGCGATCCGCAGCGTAACGGTCTCGGCCATCAGACCGATGAGGGGTGGGCCCGCCAGAAGACCGGTATAACCCATCGTCGCCACCGCCGCGATGGCTGTACCGGACGAGACCCCTGGTGTACGGCCCGCCGCGCTGAACACCAAGGGCGCGATGGCAGCCATCCCCAGCCCGACGCATGCGAAACCAACGAGGGTGAACGCTGGGGAACCCAGGAGCAGCGCTGTACCCAACCCAAACCCGGCCAGAAGGCCGCCGAAGCGCACGGTGCGGACGGGACCCAACCATGTCACCAGAGCGTCCCCTGTAAAGCGCCCTGCCGTCATCGTGAGGGAGAATGCCGCATATCCAATGGCGGCGAAGGGTGCACCGGTACCCAGGGTGTCACGTAGGTACACGGCACTCCAGTCCGCCATTGCGCCCTCACTGAGAAAGGCACAGAACGCGATAAGCCCAAAGCCCAGAAGGGCTGGGGTGGGGAGGGCAAAGACTGGATCTCCCGAGCGGTAGGTGGGCCTTGACCTCAGCAGGTGCGTCGCGGCGAGAACCAGGACCACGGCCAGGAGTAAGGCCGTCACCGACAAATGCATCCTCGGGGACAGTCCTTGGTGGGCTGCGAGCGCCCCCAGCCCCGAGCCGATCAAGCCGCCGAGGCTCCACATCCCGTGGAGGGACGAAAGAATTCTGCGTCCGGAGTGCTTCTCAACCTCAACTCCGTGAGCGTTCATAGCCACATCCATAGAGCCGTTCAATGCCCCGAAGGCAAGCAGCGTGAGGGTAAGCACGGATAACGAGGGCGCGAGGGCCAGCAGGGGGAGCGTCAAGCAGTAGAGAACACCCACAGCGAGGGTGACGTTTCGACTGCCGAAGCGGGATATCAGAAGGCCAGTGATGGGGAATGCAATCAGTGCGCCGACCGCCATGCCCAACAGGGCGAGGCCGAGCTGCCCGTCACTCAACCCGAGCGCATCTTTGAGAACTGGAATGCGCGAGACCCAAGTGGCGAGGACCGCGCCGTTCACCAGAAAGACGAGGGAAAT
Encoded here:
- a CDS encoding TspO/MBR family protein, yielding MKGIPRQITLLLATLLTLVMNYLSNALPLFGNSNKVISDQLPNAFTPAGSTFAIWGIIFLGLLAFAIYQATPSRRGDRYDTLFWPFLLANLLNVSWLLAFQSLNFGLSVVVMLALLASLIWLYTHLDRLNLTKTEVWTLGLPTSLYLGWIAVATIANITAWLVSRGLSSGLAGLSGPFWSALLVVVAALIGVFLLRANRDYAVMGVMLWAFYGVYLARPDTGPVVVGVLLGVLVLIAGAVTSFRRPLR
- a CDS encoding DUF2330 domain-containing protein encodes the protein MNTRRLTLLAALTLTSTAAGFCGFFVAKGDSRLFNRSNQVIIARDGKRSVFTMMNDYQGNVKDFARIVPIPVVPKRQDIRIGDPSVVKKLDAYSAPRLVEYFDTDPCTPPMPSVAMSPTAGNINEDRAQSARATANGVKIEASYQVGEYDIDILSAKQQGGLATYLRGEGYRLPPGADAMLGGYIKGGMKFFVVRVNVQRFDKSGGGFLNPIVLSYTSEKFMLPIRLGTLNSPGEQDLTVYLLSPYGKVVTRNYRTAMMPTDKEVPLLVKGQFEPFYRHVFRKAYEREGKNVALMEYAWNSGSCDPCSTEPPTPEELKEAGVFWRQENFSGQPVPEVEGPAKPVFLTRLHVRYTAKTFPEDLHFKETNDTGTYQARYVLRHDFTGKAKCSAATAYRRALQDRHEQQAQTLANLTGWDINHIRQRMNGQGD
- a CDS encoding diguanylate cyclase encodes the protein MNVSPQDPTSQHVMGLLQEAADLMRQDRLPEGIERAQEALSLAESARADVLTALAQFQLADLYRYIPRSLDAFQLLTQAVSTFRRANHPRLPRAIAVQGLILGDLGDHTAALDLYREALSYFTAFPEHADRTQEAFCYGALGVACTHLGEFDQAEAAYLRAMTVYEEAGNWVTVCHLWNNIVIVRTRALARDQAHGLPTGHLIEQAEAYLHRAEDLNARLVQSAFVTAVLCNSWGDLYALTGAYDLAVPQIQQALTIYRGLQLPRGEVDALTNLGEVELKQGQVEEAIGSFLQAQELVAHHELRDHERKLVELQAQAYEASGQFEQALAYQKRLHTMTFDLQQRETQKKLQRLAVQAEIERVQREAQQVRQQNEALSAQNHALQEKSQTLDRLAHQDALTGLANRRAFEEWEAGLPTPLRPNFALAVVDIDHFKRVNDTFSHAVGDDVLKQVAGLLRSGVREGDLVARFGGEEFVVVFQDLASSGLEERAEQLRARVEAHLWREMHAGLQVTISVGVAAAYEGATVQALFEQADGRLYVAKRGGRNRVVWN
- a CDS encoding MFS transporter; the protein is MLSTNPSSPPGLIWPSRSYRLYLAASSISSVGNGMQFIVASWLATELTGDGAASAAVLICSTLPGVLFAPIAGVLADRYDRRKLAAMMDLFRAVVLLGVPLIATLGQLQVGHLYLVSFLTALGDTIYKPTQSALVREIVPSARLLQANTSAMIGIQLGMIVGAGSSGLLMTWLTPPAVMLLNALSFVLSAICTLQMLSLRSGNAKEQDQGNVPPGRQYLWEMRLGWTYLRQNSRLAFPYVMALVLASTAQSMNALLVPFVHQVLRLSPGALGLIDGAWAVGAVLAGFILPLLLQRFSKAVVMVAAPGLLSLTLLLGSRASGLVEAVLAWGLMGLFSRSLILYRTAAQEHTALEYQGRVESTFGVLTSLTFLTLYVLLGSAQAAFGPRVLIVAQGLLIGGAALWAWRALRSGTYGSLVSNDRT
- a CDS encoding DUF5937 family protein, with product MSIHFVLEAEDLSRLRFAFSPMWEGIMSLRVLQQPALAALHLPWIRETRQQLPFRKPDPYLTLAMQLVNAQQYMPDFLTPPPSTPFPDFEEELARVASTPEYVVRREVTRTFPNPEKRSELVRALMDEPSLSLHRMVQSIGTYWERHLAVHWPRMLLMLEADVTLRGRILALSGPGSLFEGLHASLTFQNGVLTRQSDSEQTVHVRGQGLVLVPSLFCWAQVLTLRDPPWQPTVIYPARGAANLWHAVPEPYGALEHLLGTSCARILSALRTPSTTLELAHLFGLVPGAVSFQLSKLRQTGLVEGQRLGRAVYYRWTNRGEALLELFPPERSSSSGGREKGKGH